One Ranitomeya imitator isolate aRanImi1 chromosome 1, aRanImi1.pri, whole genome shotgun sequence DNA window includes the following coding sequences:
- the LOC138661165 gene encoding zinc finger protein ZFP2-like: MSRSSSTGPSDDFTGSSEGHQKSSYFKEEDCTIIQYAYEENANIEDIHSAPHSKDVYSDTFNWVISPDSTQTIKQNRSHGKDVRNQKVPIGGKPYSCSECGKVFTQKSGLVKHYRINTGEKPYSCPECGKCFTQKPTLITHQRIHTGERPFSCQQCGKCFTQKSDLFRHKKIHTEDTREKPHSCSECGKCFDQKSYLVRHQRIHTGEKPFSCLECGRCFTQKNILNGHLRIHTKEKPFSCSECGKCFNQKHILIVHQRIHTGEKPFLCSECGKCFSTKPELIRHHRSHTGEKPFSCSECGKCFNYKHSLIGHKRTHTGEKPYSCSECGKCVNWKSHLVVHLKFHTGEKPFSCTEHKKCFTGKPDLVKHEKIHTVQKSFSCSQCGKCFSQKHILIRHHTIHTGEKPYLCSECGKSFSQKHILIGHKRVHTGEKPFSCSECGKCFAVKPNLVKHQRIHTVQKSFSCSQRLHLSSLECGKCYSFRSID, encoded by the exons atgaCTTTACTGGGAGCTCAGAGGGACATCAAAAATCTTCATATTTTAAAGAAGAGGATTGTACTATCATACAATATGCATATGAAGAGAATGCCAATATTGAAGATATACACTCAGCCCCTCACAGCAAAGATGTATATTCTGATACTTTTAATTGGGTCATTTCTCCTGATTCAACACAAACTATAAAGCAAAATAGAAGTCATGGAAAGGATGTTAGGAATCAAAAGGTGCCCATAGGagggaagccatattcatgttcagaatgtggcaaagtaTTTACCCAGAAATCTGGTCTGGTGAAACATTATAGAAttaacacaggggagaagccatattcctgtccagaatgtgggaaatgtttcacccAAAAACCAACTCTTAttacacatcaaagaattcacacaggggagaggccattttcatgtcagcaatgtggaaaatgctttacccAAAAATCAGATCTTTTTAGACATAAGAAAATTCACACAGAAGACACAAGAGAAAAGCcacattcatgttcagaatgtgggaaatgttttgaccagaaatcatatcttgttagacatcaaagaattcacacaggggagaagccattttcatgtttagaatgtgggagatgttttacCCAAAAAAATATTCTTAATGGACATCTAAGGATTCACACGAAGGAGAAACCATTTTcttgttcagagtgtgggaaatgttttaaccagaaacatATTCTTATtgtacatcaaagaattcacacaggagagaaaccatttttatgttcagaatgtggaaaatgttttagcacGAAACCAGAACTTATTAGACATCATAGAagccacacgggggagaagccattttcatgttcagaatgtgggaaatgttttaactataAGCATAGTCTTATTGGGCataaaagaactcacacaggggagaagccatattcatgttcagaatgtggaaaatgtgttAATTGGAAATCACATCTTGTTGTACACTTAAAatttcatacaggggagaagccattttcatgtacgGAACATAAAAAATGCTTTACAGGGAAACCTGATCTTGTTAAACATGAGAAAATTCACACAGTAcaaaagtcattttcatgttcacagtgtggaaaatgttttagccagaaacatATTCTTATTAGACATCAcacaattcacacaggagagaagccatatttatgctcagaatgtgggaaaagttttagccAAAAACATATTCTTATTGGACATAAAagagttcacacaggggagaagccattttcatgttcagaatgtggaaaatgttttgccgTGAAAccaaatcttgttaaacatcagagaattcacacagtacaaaagtcattttcatgttcaca GAGACTCCATTTGTcaagtttagaatgtgggaaatgttatagttTTAGATCAATTGATTAA